The following coding sequences lie in one Benincasa hispida cultivar B227 chromosome 6, ASM972705v1, whole genome shotgun sequence genomic window:
- the LOC120079013 gene encoding germin-like protein 5-1 — protein MKQPPPPALFAASLAFFFFFFAVADPDLLQDVCVADLASGIKVNGFTCKSNFSANDFFFDGLAKPGLTNNTLGSRVTGANVQSIPGLNTLGVSLSRIDYAPGGLNPPHTHPRATEIVFVLEGQLDVGFITTANVLVSKSIKKGEIFVFPKGLVHFQKNNGKVPAAVIAAFNSQLPGTQSIAAALFAASPPVPDNVLTKAFQIGTKEVEKIKSRLAPK, from the exons ATGAAGCAGCCTCCTCCCCCTGCTCTGTTTGCTGCTTCTcttgccttcttcttcttcttcttcgccGTTGCCGATCCCGATTTGCTTCAAGACGTTTGCGTCGCCGATCTCGCTTCCG GAATCAAAGTAAACGGATTCACCTGCAAATCGAATTTCTCAGCAAACGATTTCTTCTTCGATGGATTGGCCAAACCAGGTCTCACCAACAATACCCTAGGCTCACGAGTAACCGGTGCCAACGTTCAATCAATTCCCGGCCTGAACACACTCGGCGTCTCCCTCTCGCGAATCGACTATGCTCCCGGCGGCCTGAACCCGCCGCACACGCATCCACGCGCTACCGAGATCGTGTTCGTCCTCGAAGGCCAACTCGACGTCGGCTTCATTACAACCGCCAACGTTCTTGTCTCGAAATCGATCAAGAAGGGGGAGATCTTCGTTTTCCCTAAGGGATTGGTCCATTTCCAGAAAAACAACGGCAAGGTTCCGGCGGCGGTGATTGCGGCGTTTAATAGTCAGTTGCCTGGTACTCAATCGATTGCGGCGGCGCTTTTCGCCGCATCTCCGCCGGTTCCTGATAACGTGTTGACGAAGGCGTTTCAGATTGGGACTAAGGAGGTTGAGAAGATCAAATCAAGGCTTGCACCGAAATAA